The proteins below are encoded in one region of Metabacillus dongyingensis:
- the alaS gene encoding alanine--tRNA ligase, producing the protein MKNLTSAQVRQMFLDFFKEKGHAVEPSASLVPHEDPSLLWINSGVATLKKYFDGRVIPANPRICNAQKSIRTNDIENVGKTARHHTFFEMLGNFSIGDYFKVEAIDWAWEFLTSKEWIGFDPEKLSVTIHPEDDEAFLIWKDKIGVPEERIIRLEGNFWDIGEGPSGPNTEIFYDRGEVYGNDPKDPELYPGGENERYLEVWNLVFSEFNHNSDGTYTPLPKKNIDTGMGLERMVSVIQDVPTNFDTDLFMPIIESTETISGEKYGTDHEKDEAFKVVADHIRTVTFAVGDGALPSNEGRGYVLRRLLRRAVRYAKKLNINRPFMYELVPVVGEIMVDFYPEVKAKTEFIQKVIKNEEERFHETLNDGLSILAEVVNMQKAKGSSIIPGTDVFRLYDTYGFPVELTEEYAQEEQMEIDHEGFKKEMEGQRERARAARQDVDSMQVQGGVLGEIKADSTFVGYTQLTAKASVSVLLKDGELTDNAIAGDEVQLILNETPFYAESGGQIADEGTIENDAVKLQVKHVQKAPNGQNLHTAVVISGTVKTNDEVTAAVNETTRSAVIKNHTATHLLHQALKDVLGGHVNQAGSLVTSERLRFDFSHFGQVQPEELEQIEQIVNEQIWKSIGVNIELKPIAEAKEMGAMALFGEKYGDIVRVVQVGDYSLELCGGCHVDNTASIGLFKIVAETGIGAGTRRIEAVTGQGAYQLIKDQLSILSEVSSKLKSNPKDAASRVEALLSDVRSLQRENESLTAKLGNVEAGSLLGSAVQIDGVTLLSSKVNAKDMNSLRTMVDELKQKLGSAIVILGAAHDEKVSLAAGITSDLVEKGYHSGKLIKEVAVRCGGSGGGRPDMAQAGGKDPEKLEEALKYALEWVKTI; encoded by the coding sequence ATGAAAAACCTAACTTCAGCACAAGTTCGTCAAATGTTTTTAGATTTCTTCAAGGAAAAAGGCCATGCAGTGGAACCAAGTGCTTCTCTGGTTCCTCATGAAGATCCGTCCCTGCTTTGGATCAACAGCGGCGTTGCGACATTGAAAAAATATTTCGATGGCCGTGTCATCCCGGCAAATCCAAGAATTTGCAATGCACAAAAATCAATCCGGACAAATGATATTGAAAATGTCGGCAAAACAGCCCGTCATCATACATTTTTTGAGATGCTTGGAAACTTTTCAATCGGTGATTATTTTAAAGTAGAAGCAATCGATTGGGCATGGGAATTCTTAACGAGTAAAGAGTGGATTGGCTTTGATCCAGAAAAACTGTCCGTTACCATTCATCCGGAAGATGATGAAGCTTTCTTAATCTGGAAAGATAAAATTGGTGTGCCTGAAGAGCGGATTATCCGTCTGGAAGGAAACTTCTGGGATATCGGCGAGGGACCAAGCGGACCGAATACAGAAATTTTCTATGACCGCGGCGAAGTTTATGGAAACGACCCTAAAGACCCTGAGTTATACCCAGGCGGAGAAAATGAGCGATACCTGGAAGTATGGAACCTCGTCTTCTCAGAGTTCAATCATAATTCAGACGGTACATATACCCCGCTGCCAAAGAAAAACATTGATACAGGAATGGGACTTGAGCGGATGGTATCTGTCATTCAGGATGTTCCGACCAACTTCGATACAGATTTGTTTATGCCGATCATCGAATCAACTGAAACGATTTCAGGCGAGAAATACGGCACTGATCATGAAAAAGATGAAGCCTTCAAGGTTGTAGCTGATCATATTCGCACGGTTACATTTGCTGTTGGAGATGGTGCCCTTCCATCAAACGAAGGACGCGGATACGTGTTGCGCCGTCTATTGCGCAGAGCAGTAAGATATGCAAAGAAACTCAATATCAACCGCCCGTTTATGTATGAGCTTGTACCGGTTGTAGGGGAAATTATGGTTGACTTCTACCCTGAGGTAAAAGCAAAAACAGAGTTTATTCAAAAAGTCATAAAAAATGAAGAAGAGCGCTTCCACGAAACCTTAAATGACGGATTGTCCATTTTGGCTGAAGTTGTAAACATGCAAAAAGCTAAAGGAAGCAGCATCATTCCTGGAACGGACGTTTTCCGTCTTTATGATACATACGGATTCCCTGTTGAACTTACAGAAGAGTATGCACAGGAAGAGCAAATGGAAATCGACCATGAAGGCTTCAAAAAAGAGATGGAAGGCCAGCGGGAGCGTGCACGTGCTGCTAGGCAGGATGTTGATTCTATGCAGGTGCAGGGCGGAGTACTTGGCGAAATTAAAGCCGACAGCACGTTCGTCGGATACACTCAGCTTACAGCGAAAGCTTCAGTGTCTGTTCTTCTGAAAGACGGGGAGCTGACAGACAATGCAATTGCTGGAGATGAAGTGCAGCTTATTTTAAATGAAACTCCTTTTTATGCTGAGAGCGGCGGTCAAATTGCGGATGAAGGCACAATTGAAAATGATGCAGTGAAATTGCAAGTAAAGCATGTACAAAAGGCTCCAAATGGACAAAACCTTCACACTGCAGTTGTGATCAGCGGCACAGTAAAAACAAATGATGAAGTAACTGCAGCTGTTAATGAAACAACTAGAAGTGCGGTCATTAAAAACCATACTGCGACACATCTCTTGCATCAGGCTCTTAAAGATGTTCTTGGTGGACATGTCAATCAGGCAGGGTCACTTGTAACATCTGAAAGACTCCGATTTGACTTTTCACATTTTGGTCAAGTGCAGCCAGAAGAGCTTGAACAGATTGAGCAAATTGTAAACGAGCAAATCTGGAAGAGCATCGGAGTCAATATCGAGCTTAAACCAATTGCTGAAGCGAAGGAAATGGGAGCTATGGCTCTTTTCGGCGAAAAATACGGAGATATTGTCAGAGTTGTTCAAGTAGGAGATTACAGCCTTGAACTGTGCGGAGGCTGCCATGTTGACAATACCGCTTCAATCGGCCTGTTTAAGATTGTAGCTGAAACAGGAATCGGTGCAGGCACACGCAGAATTGAAGCAGTTACCGGACAAGGCGCTTATCAGCTGATAAAAGACCAGCTATCCATTCTATCTGAGGTTTCATCAAAACTGAAATCAAATCCTAAAGATGCAGCAAGCCGTGTAGAAGCGCTACTCAGTGATGTTCGCTCTCTTCAAAGGGAAAATGAATCATTAACAGCTAAATTGGGTAATGTAGAAGCTGGAAGCTTATTGGGCAGCGCTGTACAAATTGATGGTGTAACCCTTCTTTCAAGCAAAGTAAATGCAAAAGACATGAATAGTCTGAGAACAATGGTCGATGAATTAAAGCAAAAATTAGGATCAGCCATTGTCATTCTTGGAGCAGCTCATGACGAAAAAGTAAGTCTTGCAGCAGGAATTACAAGCGATTTAGTCGAAAAGGGTTATCACTCAGGGAAATTAATTAAAGAGGTAGCTGTAAGATGCGGAGGAAGCGGAGGCGGCCGTCCTGATATGGCACAGGCTGGCGGCAAGGATCCTGAAAAACTTGAAGAAGCTTTGAAGTATGCATTAGAATGGGTTAAAACTATCTAA